In Nocardia yunnanensis, one DNA window encodes the following:
- the ligD gene encoding non-homologous end-joining DNA ligase — translation MLATGGPPPDGPGWAFEMKWDGVRIIAVCERGECILLSRNGNDVSAAYPEVVRALEALPGNESLILDGEIVAPDGEGVPSFGLLQRRMHVARPGEQLLAEVPVRFFVFDLLSVHGRDITRLTYLERRARLAALDLPAPLSVPPHWVDMDAGKLLETAREHRIEGIVSKRTDSVYLPGRRSPAWIKTPLRQHTEVVVAGWTPGAGGFGATFGSLVMGAHDEAGQLVYLGNVGTGFTQAARRVLRGALNEIEIPASPFAHTPPEAAAGGWHWVEPILVADVEYREYSGERLRMPSWKGLRSDKPPAVVDVPPRR, via the coding sequence ATGCTGGCGACCGGGGGCCCGCCGCCGGACGGGCCGGGGTGGGCGTTCGAGATGAAATGGGACGGCGTGCGCATCATCGCGGTCTGCGAGCGCGGGGAATGTATCCTGCTCAGCCGCAACGGCAATGATGTGAGCGCGGCCTACCCCGAGGTGGTGCGGGCGCTGGAGGCGTTGCCCGGCAACGAATCTCTGATCTTGGACGGTGAGATCGTGGCGCCGGACGGCGAGGGCGTGCCGTCGTTCGGCCTGCTACAGCGGCGCATGCACGTGGCGCGGCCGGGGGAGCAGTTGCTGGCGGAGGTGCCGGTGCGGTTCTTCGTCTTCGACCTGCTGAGCGTGCACGGGCGCGACATCACCCGGCTGACGTATCTCGAACGGCGGGCCCGCTTGGCCGCCTTGGATCTGCCCGCGCCCCTGTCGGTTCCGCCGCACTGGGTCGACATGGATGCGGGAAAGCTGCTCGAGACCGCGCGCGAGCATCGCATCGAGGGCATCGTGTCGAAGCGAACGGATTCGGTGTATCTGCCGGGCCGGCGGTCACCGGCCTGGATCAAGACACCGTTGCGGCAGCACACCGAGGTGGTGGTGGCGGGCTGGACGCCGGGCGCGGGCGGGTTCGGAGCGACGTTCGGCTCGCTGGTGATGGGCGCGCACGACGAAGCGGGGCAACTGGTCTACCTCGGGAACGTGGGCACCGGCTTCACCCAGGCTGCCCGGCGGGTGCTGCGCGGTGCGCTGAACGAGATCGAGATCCCCGCAAGCCCTTTCGCGCACACCCCGCCCGAAGCCGCTGCGGGCGGCTGGCACTGGGTCGAACCGATCCTCGTCGCCGACGTGGAATACCGCGAATACTCCGGCGAACGCCTGCGCATGCCCAGCTGGAAGGGTTTGCGCAGCGACAAGCCGCCCGCCGTGGTGGATGTGCCGCCACGCCGCTGA
- a CDS encoding 2-hydroxyacid dehydrogenase, with protein MTVTVLVPDEYGFAAVARLTGARALRYTLGEPLPAGADEAEVFVPAFLAARAETVELARSLPKLRLVQLLTAGAEMWVGKLPAEVMISTGRGAHGASTAEWAITGLLSVYREFTEFAVAQREHRWTQHRTDTLHGKRILIIGAGDLATELRRMLAPFDTTVELVGTSARAGVHGADEIPALLPHFDAVVLMVPVTASTIGLVDAEFLSRMADHAILVNAARGPVVRTDDLLRELQSGRLRAILDVTDPEPLPADHPLWDAPGLLLTPHVGGSSTGNLRRGWDIAVAEIARYLSGEPPRNLVHGEY; from the coding sequence ATGACGGTGACGGTGCTGGTTCCCGACGAATACGGTTTCGCCGCGGTCGCGCGGCTGACAGGTGCGCGAGCGTTGCGGTACACCCTCGGCGAGCCGCTGCCCGCCGGCGCGGACGAGGCGGAGGTGTTCGTCCCCGCGTTCCTGGCGGCGCGTGCCGAAACGGTGGAGCTGGCGCGCTCGCTGCCGAAACTGCGATTGGTGCAACTGCTCACGGCCGGGGCCGAGATGTGGGTGGGCAAGCTGCCCGCCGAGGTGATGATCTCCACCGGGCGCGGCGCGCACGGCGCGAGCACGGCGGAATGGGCGATCACCGGATTGCTCTCGGTCTATCGGGAATTCACCGAGTTCGCGGTGGCGCAGCGCGAGCACCGCTGGACGCAGCATCGCACCGACACCTTGCACGGCAAGCGAATTCTGATCATCGGCGCGGGTGATCTGGCCACCGAGTTGCGCCGGATGCTGGCGCCGTTCGACACCACGGTAGAACTGGTCGGTACGTCGGCGCGTGCGGGTGTGCACGGCGCCGACGAAATCCCCGCGCTGCTACCGCATTTCGACGCGGTGGTGCTCATGGTGCCGGTGACCGCGTCCACGATCGGCCTGGTGGATGCCGAATTCCTCTCCCGCATGGCCGATCACGCCATCCTGGTCAATGCCGCGCGCGGGCCGGTGGTCCGCACCGACGACCTGCTGCGCGAACTCCAATCCGGCCGCCTGCGCGCCATTCTCGACGTCACCGATCCGGAGCCGCTGCCCGCCGACCATCCGCTCTGGGACGCTCCGGGCCTGCTGCTCACCCCGCATGTCGGCGGCAGCAGCACGGGAAACCTGCGGCGCGGCTGGGACATCGCCGTCGCGGAGATCGCCCGCTACCTGTCCGG
- a CDS encoding LapA family protein — MLTIIGLIALLGAVTVGVAGVQANSGDSHTLPSGFTVFDHTYGGSTGLLFAYGILIGAIGTAGFILMLAGLWMTSRRGAVARRELRQSRREMAAARKELAKPVPAAAPARSVDAPRQPAVPMTKTPPRFTRPNWSVPFRKSPGAPATEPATK; from the coding sequence ATGTTGACAATCATCGGGCTCATCGCTCTGCTGGGTGCTGTGACGGTGGGGGTGGCCGGCGTTCAGGCCAACAGCGGCGACAGCCACACACTGCCTTCGGGTTTCACTGTTTTCGACCATACCTATGGGGGATCGACCGGACTGTTGTTCGCCTACGGGATTCTCATCGGCGCGATCGGCACGGCGGGTTTCATCCTGATGCTGGCCGGTCTGTGGATGACGTCTCGCCGCGGCGCGGTGGCCCGGCGCGAGTTGCGGCAGTCGCGGCGCGAAATGGCCGCGGCCCGAAAGGAACTCGCGAAACCTGTCCCCGCCGCCGCGCCGGCGCGTAGCGTGGATGCGCCCCGGCAGCCGGCGGTTCCCATGACCAAGACGCCGCCTCGTTTCACGCGGCCGAACTGGTCGGTCCCGTTCCGCAAGAGTCCGGGCGCACCCGCCACCGAACCCGCCACCAAGTAG